A stretch of the Panicum virgatum strain AP13 chromosome 9N, P.virgatum_v5, whole genome shotgun sequence genome encodes the following:
- the LOC120691090 gene encoding probable phospholipid hydroperoxide glutathione peroxidase 6, mitochondrial — translation MAAASSVHDFVVKDASGKDVPLSTYKGKVLLIVNVASRCGLTNSNYTELGQLYEMYKDQGFEILAFPCNQFGGQEPGTNEEIVQFVCTRFEAKYPIFDKVDVNGEDAAPIYKFLKSSKTGPFGDNIKWNFAKFLVDKQGRVAERYAPTTYPLSIQKDIKKLLGSF, via the exons ATGGCTGCTGCCAGCTCCGTCCACGACTTCGTCGTCAAG GATGCGAGCGGCAAAGACGTGCCCCTGAGCACCTACAAGGGGAAGGTTCTCCTCATCGTCAATGTCGCATCTCGGTG TGGCTTGACCAATTCCAACTACACGGAGCTTGGCCAGCTATACGAGATGTATAAGGACCAGG GTTTTGAGATCCTTGCTTTCCCATGCAATCAGTTCGGTGGGCAAGAGCCAGGCACAAACGAGGAGATCGTCCAGTTTGTTTGCACTCGCTTCGAGGCCAAGTATCCAATTTTTGACAAG GTTGATGTAAACGGTGAGGATGCTGCGCCGATTTACAAGTTCCTCAAGTCCAGCAAAACCGGCCCTTTTGGCGACAACATCAAATGGAACTTTGCCAAGTTCTTGGTTGACAAACAGGGGCGTGTTGCGGAGCGCTACGCCCCAACGACTTACCCACTGAGCATCCAG AAGGACATAAAGAAGCTGCTTGGGAGTTTTTGA
- the LOC120691089 gene encoding fumarate hydratase 1, mitochondrial-like: MATALRRLAGVPGSPSAAAAAAALLLRPALTRPISTGFREERDTFGPIQVPNDKLWGAQTQRSLQNFDIGGERERMPVPIIRAFGVLKKCAAKVNMEYGLDPTIGKAIMQAAEEVAEGKLDDHFPLVIWQTGSGTQSNMNANEVIANRAAEILGHKRGEKFVHPNDHVNRSQSSNDTFPTVMHIAAAVEINSKFIPSLQQLHDSLHSKSVEFNDIIKIGRTHTQDATPLTLGQEFSGYTTQVKYGIDRINCTLPRMYQLAQGGTAVGTGLNTKKGFDVKIAAAVAKETNLPFVTAENKFEALAAHDAFVESSSAVNTISASLMKIANDIRLLGSGPRCGLGELILPENEPGSSIMPGKVNPTQCEALTMVCAQVMGNHVGVTVGGANGHFELNVFKPMIAAGLLRSLRLLGDASVSFEKNCVRGIQANHKRISQLLHESLMLVTSLNPKIGYDNAAAVAKKAHKEGTTLKKAALDLGVLTEDEFHELVVPEKMIGPSD, translated from the exons ATGGCGACGGCTCTGCGCCGCCTCGCGGGCGTGCCCGGCTCCccgtcggccgccgcggccgcggccgcgctgctcCTCCGCCCGGCGCTGACCCGCCCGATCTCCACCGGCTTCCGCGAGGAGCGCGACACCTTCGGCCCCATCCAGGTCCCCAACGACAA GCTGTGGGGTGCACAGACGCAGAGGTCGCTTCAGAACTTCGACAttggcggcgagcgcgagcggaTGCCCGTGCCCATCATCCGCGCCTTTGGCGTGCTCAAAAAGTGCGCCGCTAAG GTGAATATGGAGTATGGACTTGATCCAACAATAGGCAAGGCGATAATGCAGGCAGCTGAGGAGGTCGCAGAGGGAAAGCTGGATGATCACTTCCCACTTGTTATCTGGCAAACTGGTAGTGGCACACAAAGCAACATGAATGCCAATGAG GTAATTGCAAATAGGGCAGCTGAGATTCTTGGACACAAGCGTGGTGAGAAGTTTGTGCACCCTAATGACCACGTGAATAGGTCACAATCCTCCAATGATACATTTCCCACT GTTATGCATATAGCAGCTGCTGTCGAGatcaattcaaaatttatcccaaGTTTGCAACAGTTGCATGATTCACTTCACTCAAAG TCTGTCGAGTTTAATGACATAATCAAAATCGGACGTACACATACCCAAGATGCCACCCCGTTAACTCTTGGCCAGGAGTTCAGTGGTTACACTACACAG GTCAAATATGGAATTGACCGAATTAATTGTACATTACCTCGGATGTACCAG CTTGCTCAAGGTGGAACTGCAGTTGGAACTGGCTTGAACACTAAGAAAGG ATTTGATGTCAAAATTGCCGCTGCAGTGGCCAAGGAAACAAATCTACCCTTTGTGACAGCTGAGAACAAGTTTGAAGCTTTG GCAGCACATGATGCTTTTGTTGAGAGCAGTAGTGCCGTAAACACAATTTCTGCGTCCCTTATGAAGATAGCAAACGACATACGCTTGCTGGGAAG TGGCCCTCGCTGTGGTCTTGGTGAACTAATCCTGCCAGAAAATGAGCCTGGGAGCAGCATCATGCCT GGAAAAGTTAATCCAACACAGTGTGAGGCTCTGACCATGGTTTGCGCTCAG GTTATGGGTAATCATGTTGGTGTTACAGTTGGTGGTGCGAATGGGCATTTTGAACTGAATGTTTTCAAGCCAATGATTGCAGCTGGATTACTTCGA TCATTGAGATTGTTGGGAGATGCTTCTGTGTCCTTCGAGAAAAATTGTGTCCGGGGAATTCAAGCAAACCATAAGAGAATTTCACAGCTTTTGCATGAG TCTCTGATGTTGGTGACATCTTTGAATCCT AAAATTGGCTATGACAATGCTGCAGCTGTAGCTAAGAAAGCTCACAAAGAAGGAACCACATTAAAG AAAGCTGCACTAGATCTTGGAGTATTAACGGAAGATGAATTCCATGAGCTTGTCGTCCCAGAGAAAATGATTGGCCCTTCTGATTGA
- the LOC120692838 gene encoding uncharacterized protein LOC120692838 isoform X2 has translation MMRQGAGNLVRRFSRLAAAAETAAAAPRMPAFDHVPLPYDGPSAAEIARKRAEYLSPSLFHFYSKPLNIVEGKRQYLYDEHGRRYLDAFAGIATVCCGHCHPDVVDAITAQARRLQHSTVLYLNHAIADFAEALASKLPGDLKVVFFTNSGTEANELAILMARLYTGSHDIISLRNSYHGNAAGTMGATAQKNWKFNVVQRRLRLRRREVRARRAGDHRVRHHRPGRRLHIRSHPGCRWDRGGVAGVPAAGVREGPEGRRALHRRRGPGGVRSRRQPLLGVRDPRRRPRHCDHGQGHRQRHPPGRRGDDAGDRAGADPPLLLQHFRRQPAVHRGRARRAQGAREGEAPGERLRHRLLPQGPPPWPPGEARNHRRREGDGLHARRRARDRPPAQDAGQRGDLQRHGTHERYGRLGRERRVLWERLQDHTPSVLQQGRC, from the exons ATGATGCGGCAGGGGGCGGGGAACTTGGTGCGGAGGTTctcccgcctcgccgcggcggccgagacggccgccgccgccccgagaaTGCCGGCGTTCGACCACGTGCCGCTGCCCTACGAcgggccgagcgccgccgagaTCGCCCGCAAGCGCGCCGAGTACCTCAGCCCGTCGCTGTTCCACTTCTACTCCAAGCCT CTGAACATCGTGGAGGGGAAGAGGCAGTACCTGTACGACGAGCACGGGCGGCGCTACCTCGACGCGTTCGCCGGCATCGCCACCGTGTGCTGCGGGCACTGCCACCCCGACGTCGTGGACGCGATCACCGCGCAGGCCAGGCGCCTGCAGCACTCCACTGTGCTCTACCTCAACCACGCCATCGCCGACTTCGCCGAGGCGCTGGCCTCCAAGCTGCCCGGCGACCTCAAG GTCGTGTTCTTCACCAACTCCGGCACGGAGGCGAACGAGCTCGCCATCCTGATGGCGCGGCTGTACACCGGCTCCCACGACATCATATCCCTCCGCAACTCCTACCACGGGAACGCGGCCGGCACCATGGGCGCCACCGCGCAGAAGAACTGGAAGTTCAACGTCGTCCAG AGGCGCCTTCGGCTCCGACGCCGAGAAGTACGCGCGCGACGTGCAGGAGATCATCGAGTTCGGCACCACCGGCCAGGTCGCCGGCTTCATATCCGAAGCCATCCAG GGTGTCGGTGGGATCGTGGAGGTGTCGCCGGGGTACCTGCCGCTGGCGTACGAGAAGGTCCGGAAGGCCGGCGGGCTCTGCATCGCCGACGAGGTCCAGGCGGGGTTCGCTCGCGTCGGCAGCCACTTCTGGGGGTTCGAGACCCACGGCGTCGTCCCCGACATTGTGACCATGGCCAAG GGCATCGGCAACGGCATCCCCCTGGGCGCCGTGGTGACGACGCCGGAGATCGCGCAGGTGCTGACCCGCCGCTGCTACTTCAACACTTTCGGCGGCAACCCGCTGTGCACCGCGGGCGGGCTCGCCGTGCTCAAGGTGCTCGAGAAGGAGAGGCTCCAGGAGAACGCCTTCGTCATCGGCTCCTACCTCAAGGACCGCCTCCGTGGCCTCCAGGAGAAGCACGAAA TCATCGGCGACGTGAGGGGGACGGGCTTCATGCTCGGCGTCGAGCTCGTGACCGACCGCCAGCTCAAGACGCCGGCCAGAGAGGAGATCTGCAACGCCATGGAACACATGAAAG ATATGGGCGTCTTGGTAGGGAAAGGCGGGTTCTATGGGAACGTCTTCAGGATCACACCCCCTCTGTGCTTCAGCAAGGAAGATGCTG A
- the LOC120692838 gene encoding alanine--glyoxylate aminotransferase 2 homolog 3, mitochondrial-like isoform X1, with the protein MMRQGAGNLVRRFSRLAAAAETAAAAPRMPAFDHVPLPYDGPSAAEIARKRAEYLSPSLFHFYSKPLNIVEGKRQYLYDEHGRRYLDAFAGIATVCCGHCHPDVVDAITAQARRLQHSTVLYLNHAIADFAEALASKLPGDLKVVFFTNSGTEANELAILMARLYTGSHDIISLRNSYHGNAAGTMGATAQKNWKFNVVQSGVHHAVNPDPYRGAFGSDAEKYARDVQEIIEFGTTGQVAGFISEAIQGVGGIVEVSPGYLPLAYEKVRKAGGLCIADEVQAGFARVGSHFWGFETHGVVPDIVTMAKGIGNGIPLGAVVTTPEIAQVLTRRCYFNTFGGNPLCTAGGLAVLKVLEKERLQENAFVIGSYLKDRLRGLQEKHEIIGDVRGTGFMLGVELVTDRQLKTPAREEICNAMEHMKDMGVLVGKGGFYGNVFRITPPLCFSKEDADFFVEVMDIALSKL; encoded by the exons ATGATGCGGCAGGGGGCGGGGAACTTGGTGCGGAGGTTctcccgcctcgccgcggcggccgagacggccgccgccgccccgagaaTGCCGGCGTTCGACCACGTGCCGCTGCCCTACGAcgggccgagcgccgccgagaTCGCCCGCAAGCGCGCCGAGTACCTCAGCCCGTCGCTGTTCCACTTCTACTCCAAGCCT CTGAACATCGTGGAGGGGAAGAGGCAGTACCTGTACGACGAGCACGGGCGGCGCTACCTCGACGCGTTCGCCGGCATCGCCACCGTGTGCTGCGGGCACTGCCACCCCGACGTCGTGGACGCGATCACCGCGCAGGCCAGGCGCCTGCAGCACTCCACTGTGCTCTACCTCAACCACGCCATCGCCGACTTCGCCGAGGCGCTGGCCTCCAAGCTGCCCGGCGACCTCAAG GTCGTGTTCTTCACCAACTCCGGCACGGAGGCGAACGAGCTCGCCATCCTGATGGCGCGGCTGTACACCGGCTCCCACGACATCATATCCCTCCGCAACTCCTACCACGGGAACGCGGCCGGCACCATGGGCGCCACCGCGCAGAAGAACTGGAAGTTCAACGTCGTCCAG AGCGGCGTGCACCACGCCGTGAACCCGGACCCCTACAGAGGCGCCTTCGGCTCCGACGCCGAGAAGTACGCGCGCGACGTGCAGGAGATCATCGAGTTCGGCACCACCGGCCAGGTCGCCGGCTTCATATCCGAAGCCATCCAG GGTGTCGGTGGGATCGTGGAGGTGTCGCCGGGGTACCTGCCGCTGGCGTACGAGAAGGTCCGGAAGGCCGGCGGGCTCTGCATCGCCGACGAGGTCCAGGCGGGGTTCGCTCGCGTCGGCAGCCACTTCTGGGGGTTCGAGACCCACGGCGTCGTCCCCGACATTGTGACCATGGCCAAG GGCATCGGCAACGGCATCCCCCTGGGCGCCGTGGTGACGACGCCGGAGATCGCGCAGGTGCTGACCCGCCGCTGCTACTTCAACACTTTCGGCGGCAACCCGCTGTGCACCGCGGGCGGGCTCGCCGTGCTCAAGGTGCTCGAGAAGGAGAGGCTCCAGGAGAACGCCTTCGTCATCGGCTCCTACCTCAAGGACCGCCTCCGTGGCCTCCAGGAGAAGCACGAAA TCATCGGCGACGTGAGGGGGACGGGCTTCATGCTCGGCGTCGAGCTCGTGACCGACCGCCAGCTCAAGACGCCGGCCAGAGAGGAGATCTGCAACGCCATGGAACACATGAAAG ATATGGGCGTCTTGGTAGGGAAAGGCGGGTTCTATGGGAACGTCTTCAGGATCACACCCCCTCTGTGCTTCAGCAAGGAAGATGCTG ACTTCTTCGTTGAAGTGATGGACATTGCGCTGTCGAAACTCTGA